A genome region from Williamwhitmania sp. includes the following:
- a CDS encoding NAD(P)-dependent oxidoreductase has translation MTRVLVATDKPFAKAAVDGIRKIVEDAGFSLELLEKYTSASDLVKAVETVDAIIVRSDKITREVVEAAKNLKIVVRAGAGYDNLDLAACTEKGVVAMNTPGQNSNAVAELALSMMVFMARNSFQSGTGSELKGKKLGIHAYGNVGKLVGHIAKGFGMEVYSFDPFVAKEIMEKDGVKVVGSVEELYSTCHYVSLHIPANDKTKKSIGYQLLSKMPKGGTLINTARKEVIDEDGLLKAMLERNDLKYSTDIMPDSHTALVEKLGTRYFSTPKKMGAETAEANINAGIAAATQIVNFIKKGDKTFQVNK, from the coding sequence ATGACAAGAGTATTAGTTGCCACCGATAAACCCTTTGCAAAAGCGGCGGTGGATGGTATCCGTAAAATTGTGGAAGATGCTGGCTTTTCACTTGAACTTCTGGAGAAATATACTAGTGCCAGCGACCTAGTTAAGGCTGTTGAAACAGTTGATGCCATCATTGTGCGAAGCGATAAAATTACAAGAGAGGTTGTTGAGGCGGCCAAAAACCTAAAGATCGTGGTTCGTGCTGGTGCCGGATACGACAACCTAGATCTTGCTGCTTGTACCGAGAAGGGTGTTGTTGCCATGAATACTCCTGGACAGAACTCCAACGCTGTTGCCGAACTTGCCCTGAGCATGATGGTTTTTATGGCTCGAAATAGTTTTCAATCTGGCACTGGCTCTGAACTTAAAGGAAAGAAATTGGGTATTCATGCCTATGGAAATGTGGGCAAACTCGTTGGTCATATTGCCAAGGGGTTTGGAATGGAGGTTTATTCCTTCGATCCATTTGTTGCCAAGGAGATAATGGAGAAGGACGGCGTTAAGGTTGTTGGCTCTGTTGAAGAGCTTTATAGCACCTGTCACTACGTATCACTCCATATTCCGGCCAACGATAAGACTAAAAAGTCAATTGGCTACCAGCTACTTTCCAAAATGCCTAAGGGGGGAACTCTCATCAATACAGCCCGTAAGGAGGTTATAGACGAGGATGGGTTGCTTAAGGCCATGCTTGAAAGGAATGACTTAAAGTATTCAACCGATATTATGCCCGATAGCCATACTGCGCTGGTTGAGAAACTTGGCACACGTTATTTCAGTACCCCGAAGAAAATGGGAGCTGAAACTGCAGAGGCAAATATCAATGCCGGCATAGCCGCTGCCACCCAAATTGTGAACTTCATTAAAAAGGGAGATAAAACTTTTCAGGTGAACAAGTAG
- a CDS encoding four helix bundle protein, which translates to MDHKDLNVWKQSVDFVVDIYGLTTSFPKEEVFGLTSQMRRASISIPSNIAEGAARSSDAENIHFMYIALGSASELETQLIISNRLGFVSDISSQSKALAEIKQQLLGLIRHLKSKKK; encoded by the coding sequence ATGGATCACAAAGATCTGAACGTTTGGAAACAGAGTGTTGATTTTGTAGTCGATATTTATGGGTTAACGACTTCCTTCCCTAAAGAAGAAGTTTTTGGTTTAACCAGCCAAATGCGCAGAGCATCTATTTCTATTCCTTCAAATATTGCAGAAGGCGCTGCTAGAAGTAGTGATGCAGAGAATATACATTTTATGTATATAGCACTGGGTTCTGCCTCAGAGCTGGAAACACAGTTAATTATATCAAACAGGCTTGGTTTTGTTAGTGATATATCCAGTCAGAGTAAGGCTCTTGCGGAAATAAAACAGCAACTCTTAGGTCTTATTCGACACTTGAAAAGCAAAAAGAAATAG